In Apium graveolens cultivar Ventura chromosome 10, ASM990537v1, whole genome shotgun sequence, the following are encoded in one genomic region:
- the LOC141692082 gene encoding uncharacterized protein LOC141692082, whose product MFMAFFVSLCCNVGTVQLPREKPPPHFLAVLLSDPQKSLHYKKNIKRYNAMFAMTSTGGIVDREINNGYGSHCYRIYGQNHHNLGCLQPRDGQSPRFCQLYIYDTENKVENRISAICGDHDDEQVDKEIVEGLLKMLDRHNKLVKTFRLGRDHVNNDESDDFKLVLISSRSQSGRPNHISPTNEVAGFIVGADEDTKKYRDVIVQTKQGFLKRVYETFHKFMALQYPLLFPYGDDGYHLEIPYKTSVGKCSKKKVYITMREYYAYQLMIRSNPSIEQYRLNWVRDHQQVLRSDQYSLVREALSKGDVDPAHIGKGVILPASFTGSKRYMTQYFQDSLAICKKIGHPTFFLTMTCNSKWPEIQRMFDMMPGVKVEDAPDVVARVFKLKLDQLVNLIKKENYFGSCIGLMYVIEFQKRGLSHVHMLIWIDSKTKPRTVAEIDKIISAEMPDQRTDPIGYQAVSQFMVHGPCGSDRPTSPYSSSTTFDDCGFPIYRRRRVNPTTKENTGYVDNKYVVPCNRDLLVRFQCHINLEFCNNSRAIKYLFKYCLKGQDTATMMLKRIKNKKKNSTPDGFGANSISTKSNGSAKVKKKDEINEYLDERYICASEEAWRTFGFDIHYRFPAIERLPVHLKDHQHVSFDVNMSLDDIECKVVSRKSKLEA is encoded by the exons ATGTTCAtg GCTTTCTTTGTGTCTTTGTGTTGCAATGTTGGTACAGTACAGTTACCCCGTGAAAAGCCACCTCCTCATTTTCTTGCAGTTCTGCTATCTGATCCTCAGAAATCCCTGCATTACAAGAAGAATATTAAAAGATATAATGCAATGTTTGCAATGACCTCTACAGGTGGTATTGTGGATCGTGAAATCAATAATGGTTATGGTTCACATTGTTATAGAATATATGGTCAAAACCATCACAATTTAGGTTGCTTGCAACCTAGGGATGGTCAGTCGCCAAGATTCTGTCAGCTCTATATTTATGATACAGAAAATAAGGTTGAAAATAGAATAAGTGCTATATGTGGAGATCATGATGATGAGCAGGTAGATAAAGAAATTGTTGAAGGTTTGTTAAAAATGCTTGATAGGCACAATAAATTAGTTAAAACTTTTCGCCTGGGCAGAGATCATGTTAAcaatgatgaaagtgatgattTCAAGCTGGTCCTTATATCGTCTAGATCACAATCTGGAAGGCCAAATCATATCTCTCCCACCAATGAGGTTGCTGGATTTATTGTTGGGGCTGATGAAGATACAAAAAAATATCGTGATGTTATTGTACAAACCAAACAAGGTTTTCTGAAAAGAGTTTATGAAACATTTCATAAATTTATGGCCTTGCAATACCCTTTACTATTCCCTTACGGTGATGATGGATATCATCTGGAAATACCCTACAAAACAAGTGTTGGAAAATGTTCAAAGAAAAAAGTTTACATCACTATGCGAGAGTATTATGCATATCAACTTATGATACGCAGCAATCCAT CTATTGAGCAATACAGATTAAATTGGGTGAGAGATCATCAACAAGTTTTGCGTTCAGATCAGTATAGTTTGGTTCGAGAAGCATTAAGTAAAGGTGATGTTGATCCTGCACATATTGGAAAGGGTGTGATACTTCCCGCCAGCTTTACGGGATCAAAGCGCTACATGACTCAATACTTTCAAGACTCGCTGGCCATTTGCAAAAAGATCGGCCATCCCACTTTCTTTTTAACGATGACTTGCAATTCTAAATGGCCAGAAATACAAAGAATGTTTGACATGATGCCTGGAGTTAAAGTTGAAGATGCACCTGACGTTGTTGCAAGAGTTTTCAAATTAAAGCTTGATCAGTTAGTTAATCTTATCAAAAAAGAAAACTATTTCGGCAGCTGTATAGGAC TTATGTATGTCATTGAATTTCAAAAACGTGGTCTTTCGCACGTgcatatgttaatttggattgatTCTAAAACGAAGCCACGAACAGTTGCTGAAATTGATAAGATTATATCTGCGGAAATGCCTGACCAGAGAACTGATCCAATTGGATACCAAGCAGTAAGTCAATTCATGGTGCATGGCCCATGTGGCAGCGATCGTCCAACATCCCC GTATAGTTCCTCTACGACGTTTGATGATTGCGGGTTTCCTATCTATCGTAGGCGACGAGTTAATCCAACAACAAAGGAAAATACAGGTTACGTTGACAATAAATATGTGGTTCCTTGCAATAGAGATCTTTTGGTACGATTCCAATGTCATATTAATCTTGAATTTTGCAACAATTCACGCGCCATTAAGTATTTATTCAAATACTGTTTGAAAGGTCAAGATACGGCAACCATGATGTTAAAAAGAATAAAGAATAAGAAGAAAAATTCTACACCAGATGGATTCGGTGCTAATAGTATTTCAACTAAATCCAATGGGTCTGCCAAGGTAAAAAAGAAGGACGAAATAAATGAATATCTTGATGAGAGATACATATGTGCTTCTGAAGAAGCATGGAGAACTTTTGGTTTTGATATTCATTACAGATTTCCTGCGATCGAAAGGCTTCCTGTGCACTTGAAAGATCACCAGCATGTAAGTTTTGATGTAAACATGTCTCTGGATGATATCGAATGTAAAGTTGTTTCACGGAAGAGTAAGCTGGAGGCTTAG
- the LOC141689455 gene encoding uncharacterized protein LOC141689455 isoform X1, giving the protein MELFLLLQQLFVTAFVTLVVSFLLTRLFVSSGNGESGERGQKGDQESRRLNKVLKVSGTKSKRKRVRFVDQGGVQEFGKVENFSGFEGCGDGVSDDKVENFSGFEGSNDGVSDDKVENFRGFEGCDEGISDLGGDKVGNFSGFEGSEDHGGDKVGNFSGFEGCDEGSGDQEIGKVGDFSGCERCNEGSSDHGGDKVEKFSSIEGPDDKRSDHGVGEFSGFEGLRDGGEVFDGLVERDVGSGEGVGVVEELGVEGGCEVEGGIVDFGFEKSLEKSAKLVSDEGGVGGGRSGLVEMVVESDGNERSLGDRDSSDASVGKGGCEEVVVDECVGGAGVYDQSGEFELQKERSEGDSKERDAMSASFDGGICIEEADNEKKAGLGNDDVLEDQTGEVRVLKDLVSTESVVDGVVKEENVMNTAIDNAVTNKMTEGEVVGDYASVTLARGDVVMDHNEEDRVVKVSQGSGVEKEMDEGNSVQKGLASDEDDDWEGIERSDLEKVFAAAANYVDNGGKADKLLNLGNDEQMQLYGLHKVAMEGPCYEGQPMALKINARAKWNAWQRLGNMSPEVAMEQYINLLSDKDPGWKEGQTSVDKLDLLEFANPETPEPINKQI; this is encoded by the exons ATGGAGCTGTTTCTTTTATTACAACAACTGTTTGTGACAGCTTTTGTGACTCTTGTTGTTTCTTTTTTGTTGACTAGGTTGTTTGTGAGTTCTGGTAATGGTGAGAGTGGTGAGAGAGGTCAAAAGGGTGATCAAGAAAGTAGGAGATTGAATAAAGTGCTTAAAGTTTCTGGGACTAAGAGTAAGAGGAAGAGAGTTAGGTTTGTTGATCAGGGTGGTGTTCAAGAATTTGGTAAAGTTGAAAACTTTAGTGGTTTTGAAGGGTGTGGTGATGGTGTTAGTGATGATAAAGTTGAAAACTTTAGTGGTTTTGAAGGGTCTAATGATGGTGTTAGTGATGATAAAGTTGAAAACTTTAGAGGTTTTGAAGGGTGTGATGAGGGTATTAGTGATCTTGGTGGTGATAAAGTTGGAAACTTTAGTGGTTTTGAAGGGTCTGAGGATCATGGTGGTGATAAAGTTGGAAACTTTAGTGGTTTTGAAGGATGTGATGAGGGTAGTGGTGATCAAGAAATTGGTAAAGTTGGAGACTTTAGTGGTTGTGAAAGGTGTAATGAGGGTAGTAGTGATCATGGTGGTGATAAAGTTGAAAAGTTTAGTAGTATTGAAGGGCCTGATGATAAAAGAAGTGATCATGGTGTTGGTGAGTTTAGTGGTTTTGAGGGGTTGAGAGATGGAGGTGAGGTGTTTGATGGGTTGGTTGAGAGGGATGTGGGGAGTGGAGAGGGTGTTGGGGTTGTGGAGGAATTGGGTGTTGAGGGCGGGTGTGAGGTTGAGGGGGGAATTGTTGATTTTGGTTTCGAGAAAAGTTTGGAAAAAAGTGCGAAGTTGGTTAGTGATGAGGGTGGTGTTGGTGGCGGGAGAAGTGGATTGGTGGAGATGGTGGTTGAGAGTGATGGAAATGAGAGGAGTTTGGGGGATCGAGATTCAAGTGATGCGAGTGTTGGGAAGGGTGGCTGTGAGGAGGTTGTTGTTGATGAATGTGTAGGTGGAGCTGGTGTTTATGATCAGAGTGGAGAATTTGAGTTACAGAAGGAGAGGAGTGAGGGTGATTCAAAAGAAAGGGATGCAATGAGTGCTTCATTTGATGGAGGAATTTGTATTGAAGAGGCTGATAATGAGAAAAAGGCAGGTTTGGGAAATGATGATGTTCTTGAGGATCAGACGGGAGAGGTAAGAGTTTTGAAGGACTTGGTTTCTACGGAAAGCGTTGTAGATGGGGTAGTAAAGGAAGAAAATGTTATGAATACTGCCATTGATAATGCAGTTACTAATAAAATGACGGAAGGTGAAGTGGTCGGAGATTATGCGAGTGTGACCCTGGCCAGAGGGGATGTTGTTATGGATCATAATGAAGAAGATAGGGTTGTTAAAGTGAGTCAAGGAAGTGGAGTTGAAAAGGAAATGGATGAAGGGAATAGTGTACAAAAAGGATTGGCGAGTGACGAGGATGATGATTGGGAGGGCATTGAGAGGAGTGACTTGGAGAAGGTTTTTGCTGCCGCTGCAAATTATGTTGATAATGGGGGGAAGGCTGATAAATTGTTGAATTTGGGGAATGATGAGCAGATGCAATTGTATGGCCTTCATAAGGTTGCTATGGAAGGACCTTGTTACGAGGGGCAACCTATGGCGCTCAAAATTAATGCCCGGGCTAAATG GAATGCGTGGCAAAGGCTGGGGAACATGAGTCCGGAGGTGGCTATGGAGCAATACATCAACCTGCTTTCAGATAAGGATCCTGGTTGGAAGGAGGGTCAAACTTCT GTTGACAAACTAGATCTTCTTGAATTTGCGAATCCTGAAACCCCAGAACCAATAAACAAACAAATTTAA
- the LOC141692081 gene encoding uncharacterized protein LOC141692081 → MQNRLIAEEVSYNVKEMKVEHDKLYSNLNVEQQRVYDSVINNVNSKKGGIFFVHRSGGCGKTFLWKTLIFHLRSEKKIVLHVASSGIAAVLLPGGRTTHSRFLIPLDSDEYTIAGICHGTDIAELLQYTSLIIWDEAPMQNRYAFESIDRCFRDIMSAIDSSNCYKPFGGITMVFGGDFRQILHVVPKGTRADIVNIAFNRSKLWIFCELHILKQNMRLHAGNSEAENKEIEKFSNWVLDIGNGKLPNLNSDSPECDADIEIPEEFLVHADTDPIDEIIKVTYPNLLENFRSSQYLKEKAILTPTNVVVDDINTRVLDKLPGKTYTYISTDVIIDPPSGDDDVEASIPVEYLNSLNMSGIPKHNLVLKEGSVVMLLRNLSQINGLSNGTRMIVKKCNKNTVECQILCGGHVGTTHLIPRIYMVPSDKKWPVQFTRRQLPLQICFAMTINKSQGQSLETVGLYLPTSIFTHGQLYVVVSRVTSNKGLHILICSERGGTTNITKNIVYEEVLYNLQYVNVLIG, encoded by the coding sequence ATGCAAAATCGTCTAATTGCTGAAGAAGTGAGTTATAATGtaaaagagatgaaggttgaacATGATAAATTGTATTCAAACTTAAATGTGGAGCAACAAAGAGTCTATGATTCAGTTATCAACAATGTTAACTCTAAAAAAGGTGGAATTTTCTTTGTTCACAGAAGTGGTGGATGCGGCAAAACCTTTCTCTGGAAAACCTTAATTTTTCATTTGAGGTCTGAGAAAAAAATAGTCCTTCATGTTGCCTCATCCGGTATTGCTGCTGTACTCTTGCCTGGAGGTAGAACAACACATTCTAGATTTCTCATTCCTCTAGATTCTGATGAGTACACAATTGCGGGTATTTGTCATGGAACCGATATTGCTGAGTTGTTACAATATACCAGTTTAATCATCTGGGATGAAGCTCCCATGCAAAATCGATATGCTTTTGAAAGCATTGATCGTTGCTTTCGTGATATTATGTCTGCAATTGATTCATCAAACTGTTACAAACCATTTGGTGGTATAACTATGGTTTTTGGAGGCGATTTTCGCCAAATCTTGCATGTTGTACCTAAAGGCACGAGAGCAGATATTGTTAATATTGCATTCAACCGATCAAAGTTATGGATTTTTTGCGAGCTTCATATTTTGAAGCAGAACATGCGACTTCATGCGGGAAATTCTGAAGCTGAGAACAAGGAAATTGAAAAGTTCAGCAATTGGGTACTTGATATTGGTAATGGAAAGTTGCCGAACTTAAACTCTGATAGCCCAGAATGTGATGCCGATATTGAGATACCAGAAGAGTTTTTGGTTCATGCTGACACTGATCCAATAGATGAAATTATTAAGGTGACCTATCCTAATCTGTTAGAAAATTTTAGATCTTCACAGTATCTCAAGGAAAAAGCTATCCTCACTCCAACCAATGTTGTTGTTGATGATATTAATACGAGGGTGTTGGACAAACTTCCAGGTAAAACCTATACTTATATTAGCACAGATGTCATAATCGACCCTCCTTCCGGAGATGATGACGTGGAAGCCTCTattccagttgagtatttaaattcTCTTAATATGTCTGGCATTCCAAAACATAATCTGGTATTAAAGGAAGGGTCTGTTGTCATGCTACTTAGAAATCTCAGCCAAATAAATGGATTGTCTAACGGTACCAGGATGATAGTTAAAAAGTGTAATAAGAATACCGTTGAATGTCAGATTCTGTGTGGCGGTCATGTTGGAACGACTCATCTCATTCCAAGAATATATATGGTTCCTTCGGATAAAAAATGGCCCGTTCAGTTTACAAGGAGACAACTCCCATTACAAATTTGCTTTGCTATGACAATTAATAAAAGTCAGGGGCAATCTCTCGAAACAGTTGGTTTGTATCTTCCCACTTCAATTTTTACGCATGGCCAATTGTATGTTGTCGTTTCTAGAGTCACTTCCAACAAAGGCTTGCACATTCTTATATGTTCGGAAAGAGGAGGTACTACAAATATTACCAAGAATATTGTGTATGAGGAAGTTCTTTATAATCTTCAATATGTTAACGTTTTAATAGGTTGA
- the LOC141689455 gene encoding uncharacterized protein LOC141689455 isoform X2 — protein MELFLLLQQLFVTAFVTLVVSFLLTRLFVSSGNGESGERGQKGDQESRRLNKVLKVSGTKSKRKRVRFVDQGGVQEFGKVENFSGFEGCGDGVSDDKVENFSGFEGSNDGVSDDKVENFRGFEGCDEGISDLGGDKVGNFSGFEGSEDHGGDKVGNFSGFEGCDEGSGDQEIGKVGDFSGCERCNEGSSDHGGDKVEKFSSIEGPDDKRSDHGVGEFSGFEGLRDGGEVFDGLVERDVGSGEGVGVVEELGVEGGCEVEGGIVDFGFEKSLEKSAKLVSDEGGVGGGRSGLVEMVVESDGNERSLGDRDSSDASVGKGGCEEVVVDECVGGAGVYDQSGEFELQKERSEGDSKERDAMSASFDGGICIEEADNEKKAGLGNDDVLEDQTGEVRVLKDLVSTESVVDGVVKEENVMNTAIDNAVTNKMTEGEVVGDYASVTLARGDVVMDHNEEDRVVKVSQGSGVEKEMDEGNSVQKGLASDEDDDWEGIERSDLEKVFAAAANYVDNGGKADKLLNLGNDEQMQLYGLHKVAMEGPCYEGQPMALKINARAKWVDSCYV, from the exons ATGGAGCTGTTTCTTTTATTACAACAACTGTTTGTGACAGCTTTTGTGACTCTTGTTGTTTCTTTTTTGTTGACTAGGTTGTTTGTGAGTTCTGGTAATGGTGAGAGTGGTGAGAGAGGTCAAAAGGGTGATCAAGAAAGTAGGAGATTGAATAAAGTGCTTAAAGTTTCTGGGACTAAGAGTAAGAGGAAGAGAGTTAGGTTTGTTGATCAGGGTGGTGTTCAAGAATTTGGTAAAGTTGAAAACTTTAGTGGTTTTGAAGGGTGTGGTGATGGTGTTAGTGATGATAAAGTTGAAAACTTTAGTGGTTTTGAAGGGTCTAATGATGGTGTTAGTGATGATAAAGTTGAAAACTTTAGAGGTTTTGAAGGGTGTGATGAGGGTATTAGTGATCTTGGTGGTGATAAAGTTGGAAACTTTAGTGGTTTTGAAGGGTCTGAGGATCATGGTGGTGATAAAGTTGGAAACTTTAGTGGTTTTGAAGGATGTGATGAGGGTAGTGGTGATCAAGAAATTGGTAAAGTTGGAGACTTTAGTGGTTGTGAAAGGTGTAATGAGGGTAGTAGTGATCATGGTGGTGATAAAGTTGAAAAGTTTAGTAGTATTGAAGGGCCTGATGATAAAAGAAGTGATCATGGTGTTGGTGAGTTTAGTGGTTTTGAGGGGTTGAGAGATGGAGGTGAGGTGTTTGATGGGTTGGTTGAGAGGGATGTGGGGAGTGGAGAGGGTGTTGGGGTTGTGGAGGAATTGGGTGTTGAGGGCGGGTGTGAGGTTGAGGGGGGAATTGTTGATTTTGGTTTCGAGAAAAGTTTGGAAAAAAGTGCGAAGTTGGTTAGTGATGAGGGTGGTGTTGGTGGCGGGAGAAGTGGATTGGTGGAGATGGTGGTTGAGAGTGATGGAAATGAGAGGAGTTTGGGGGATCGAGATTCAAGTGATGCGAGTGTTGGGAAGGGTGGCTGTGAGGAGGTTGTTGTTGATGAATGTGTAGGTGGAGCTGGTGTTTATGATCAGAGTGGAGAATTTGAGTTACAGAAGGAGAGGAGTGAGGGTGATTCAAAAGAAAGGGATGCAATGAGTGCTTCATTTGATGGAGGAATTTGTATTGAAGAGGCTGATAATGAGAAAAAGGCAGGTTTGGGAAATGATGATGTTCTTGAGGATCAGACGGGAGAGGTAAGAGTTTTGAAGGACTTGGTTTCTACGGAAAGCGTTGTAGATGGGGTAGTAAAGGAAGAAAATGTTATGAATACTGCCATTGATAATGCAGTTACTAATAAAATGACGGAAGGTGAAGTGGTCGGAGATTATGCGAGTGTGACCCTGGCCAGAGGGGATGTTGTTATGGATCATAATGAAGAAGATAGGGTTGTTAAAGTGAGTCAAGGAAGTGGAGTTGAAAAGGAAATGGATGAAGGGAATAGTGTACAAAAAGGATTGGCGAGTGACGAGGATGATGATTGGGAGGGCATTGAGAGGAGTGACTTGGAGAAGGTTTTTGCTGCCGCTGCAAATTATGTTGATAATGGGGGGAAGGCTGATAAATTGTTGAATTTGGGGAATGATGAGCAGATGCAATTGTATGGCCTTCATAAGGTTGCTATGGAAGGACCTTGTTACGAGGGGCAACCTATGGCGCTCAAAATTAATGCCCGGGCTAAATG GGTTGACAGCTGCTATGTGTGA